The following DNA comes from Alkalispirillum mobile.
TATCGAGCGACTGCGGCTGCTGGGCAGCATGCCGATGTTCGCCGCCGGCGTAGACCTTGAGCTTCTTGATCATTGCACGACCGAGGCGGTTCTTGGGCAACATGCCCTTGACAGCCTTCTCGATCACGCGCTCAGGCGCCTTGTCGATCAGCTTCTCGAAGCTGATGCTCTTCATGTTACCGATGTAGCCAGTGTGCCGGTAGTACATCTTGTCACTGGCCTTG
Coding sequences within:
- the rplM gene encoding 50S ribosomal protein L13: MKTYSAKPADVQRDWYVVDATGKTLGRLASEVAYRLRGKHKPEYTPHVDTGDYIVVVNAEKVAVTGNKASDKMYYRHTGYIGNMKSISFEKLIDKAPERVIEKAVKGMLPKNRLGRAMIKKLKVYAGGEHRHAAQQPQSLDI